The following are encoded together in the Pristis pectinata isolate sPriPec2 chromosome 31, sPriPec2.1.pri, whole genome shotgun sequence genome:
- the clpp gene encoding ATP-dependent Clp protease proteolytic subunit, mitochondrial — protein sequence MASLRTFVHHSRWLVTGCRKIHQTSGCNHPLIPIVIEQTGRGERAYDIYSRLLRERIICVMGPIDDNVASLVIAQLLFLQSESNKKPIHMYINSPGGVVTAGLAIYDTMQYILNPISTWCVGQAASMGSLLLAAGCPGMRHSLPNARIMVHQPSGGASGQATDIAIQAEEILKIKRQINNIYAKHTKQPLPVIEGAMERDRYMSPVEAQEFGIIDKVLVHPPQNGEDEPQLVHKDETMTSGSPEP from the exons ACATTTGTGCACCATTCCAGGTGGCTCGTGACAGGATGCAGGAAGATACATCAGACGTCAGGCTGTAACCATCCGTTAATCCCCATAGTCATTGAACAGACG GGTCGTGGGGAGCGAGCTTACGATATCTATTCAAGGCTACTGAGAGAGAGAATTATTTGTGTCATGGGACCT ATAGACGACAACGTTGCCAGTTTAGTCATCGCTCAACTCCTGTTCCTTCAGTCAGAGAGTAACAAGAAGCCAATCCACATGTACATCAACAGTCCTG GTGGTGTGGTGACAGCTGGCCTGGCTATTTACGACACCATGCAGTACATCCTGAACCCCATCTCCACCTGGTGCGTGGGACAGGCTGCCAGCATGGGTTCCTTGCTGCTGGCTGCTGGCTGCCCAGGAATGAGGCACTCTCTACCCAATGCTCGCATCATGGTTCACCAGCCCTCGGGAGGGGCATCT GGCCAGGCCACTGACATCGCCATTCAGGCAGAGGAGATCCTTAAAATTAAGAGGCAGATCAATAATATTTATGCCAAGCACACGAAGCAGCCACTCCCGGTGATTG AAGGAGCAATGGAGCGGGATCGATACATGAGCCCCGTGGAGGCTCAGGAATTTGGGATAATCGACAAGGTCCTTGTCCACCCTCCACAAAATGGGGAAGATGAGCCACAACTGGTTCACAAGGATGAAACCATGACATCAGGCTCCCCTGAGCCCTGA